The following are encoded together in the Bacillus cereus group sp. RP43 genome:
- a CDS encoding xanthine phosphoribosyltransferase, whose protein sequence is MKVLQEKILNEGKVLSGDVLKVDAFLNHQIDPVLMQEIGKEFAKRFKEENITKIVTIESSGIAPAVMAALELGVKVVFARKRKSLTLQDNMYVAKVYSFTKQETNEISLSRNHIDENDHVLIIDDFLANGQAALGLMSLVEQAEASIAGIGIVIEKAFQDGGKKLREQGVRVESLAEIASLDNGTVTFVQQETAEVN, encoded by the coding sequence ATGAAAGTATTACAAGAAAAGATTTTGAACGAAGGAAAGGTTTTATCTGGTGATGTATTAAAGGTAGATGCATTTTTAAATCATCAAATTGATCCAGTACTTATGCAAGAAATCGGAAAAGAATTTGCTAAGCGTTTTAAAGAAGAGAACATTACAAAAATCGTGACGATTGAATCTTCAGGCATTGCGCCAGCGGTTATGGCTGCTCTAGAGCTTGGTGTAAAAGTAGTTTTTGCAAGAAAGCGTAAATCGTTAACGTTACAAGATAATATGTATGTTGCGAAAGTATACTCATTTACAAAACAAGAAACGAACGAGATTTCATTATCTCGAAATCATATTGATGAAAATGATCATGTATTAATTATTGATGACTTTTTAGCAAATGGTCAGGCTGCTTTAGGTTTAATGAGTTTAGTAGAGCAAGCCGAGGCAAGTATTGCGGGAATTGGCATTGTTATTGAAAAAGCATTTCAAGATGGAGGAAAGAAACTGCGTGAACAGGGAGTTCGTGTTGAATCACTAGCAGAAATTGCATCACTTGATAACGGCACAGTTACATTTGTACAGCAAGAAACTGCGGAGGTGAACTAA
- a CDS encoding DUF3921 domain-containing protein: MDSFQLSMIQKAIHRTYDELGKEVDSQGAIVDEIQKAQEEYLSALSHETAIDKRYLKSLI; the protein is encoded by the coding sequence ATGGATAGTTTCCAATTATCAATGATTCAAAAAGCTATTCACCGTACGTATGATGAGCTCGGAAAAGAAGTGGATAGTCAAGGTGCGATTGTAGATGAAATACAAAAAGCGCAGGAAGAATATTTGTCAGCTCTTTCACATGAAACAGCGATTGATAAACGTTATTTAAAGTCATTAATATAG
- the pbuX gene encoding xanthine permease PbuX yields the protein MKQHPFKIASLGIQHMLAMYAGAIIVPLIVGGGLGLNQQELTYLVSIDLLMCGVATILQALSNRFFGIGLPVVLGCTFTAVGPMIAIGKQYGVSSIYGAIIAAGLFVVIFAKLFGKLVKLFPPVVTGSVVTVIGVTLVPAAINDMAGGVGSKDFGSLENLALAFGVLLFIIIMYRFFDGFIRSISILLGLLFGTIVAAFMGKVSLQAVGEADWFHGIQPFYFGTPTFELTPIITMILVACVGIVEATGVYFALSDICNKKIGEKELTKGYRAEGLAMVLGGIFNAFPYTTYSQNVGLVQLTGVRNRVIIYTCGGMLIALGFIPKIAAITTIIPKSVLGGAMLAMFGMVMAYGIKMLSSVDFGKQENLLIVACSVGIGLGVTVVPTLFSQLPENIRILTDNGIVLGSASAVLLNIVFNMVPQRKVKVKEEPVPMQSAVREA from the coding sequence ATGAAGCAGCATCCATTTAAAATTGCATCGCTGGGCATTCAGCACATGCTTGCTATGTATGCTGGCGCAATTATTGTTCCGCTTATTGTTGGTGGGGGACTTGGTTTAAATCAACAAGAATTAACGTATTTAGTATCGATTGACTTATTAATGTGCGGCGTAGCAACGATTTTACAAGCATTATCAAATCGCTTTTTCGGTATTGGGCTTCCGGTTGTACTTGGTTGTACATTTACAGCGGTTGGACCGATGATTGCAATTGGTAAACAATACGGCGTGTCCTCTATATATGGAGCAATTATTGCAGCGGGATTATTTGTTGTTATTTTCGCGAAATTATTTGGGAAACTTGTAAAACTGTTTCCTCCTGTTGTAACAGGATCTGTCGTTACAGTCATTGGGGTTACACTTGTTCCGGCAGCTATTAATGATATGGCTGGAGGAGTTGGAAGCAAAGATTTTGGAAGTTTAGAAAATTTAGCTTTAGCATTTGGTGTTTTATTATTTATCATTATTATGTATCGTTTCTTTGACGGATTTATCCGTTCAATCTCTATATTACTTGGTCTTTTGTTCGGTACAATCGTTGCAGCATTTATGGGGAAAGTAAGCTTGCAAGCGGTTGGAGAGGCAGATTGGTTCCACGGTATTCAGCCGTTTTACTTCGGTACACCAACATTTGAATTAACGCCAATTATTACGATGATTCTCGTTGCTTGCGTAGGAATTGTGGAAGCAACAGGTGTATATTTTGCATTATCTGATATTTGCAATAAAAAGATCGGTGAAAAAGAATTAACAAAAGGTTATCGCGCAGAAGGATTAGCAATGGTTCTAGGTGGTATTTTTAACGCATTTCCATACACAACATATTCTCAAAACGTAGGCCTTGTTCAATTAACTGGAGTAAGAAATCGCGTTATTATCTATACTTGTGGTGGTATGTTAATTGCTCTTGGGTTTATTCCTAAAATCGCAGCCATTACAACAATTATTCCGAAATCAGTACTTGGCGGTGCGATGTTAGCAATGTTTGGGATGGTAATGGCGTATGGCATTAAAATGTTAAGCAGTGTTGATTTTGGAAAACAAGAGAATTTATTAATCGTTGCATGTTCTGTCGGAATCGGACTTGGTGTTACAGTCGTTCCAACGTTATTCTCACAGCTTCCGGAAAACATTCGTATTTTAACTGATAACGGAATTGTACTTGGAAGTGCATCAGCAGTACTTTTAAATATTGTATTTAATATGGTGCCGCAGCGTAAAGTGAAAGTAAAAGAAGAGCCAGTTCCCATGCAAAGTGCAGTAAGAGAAGCGTAA
- a CDS encoding type I methionyl aminopeptidase, whose amino-acid sequence MITIKTKNEIDLMHESGKLLASCHREIAKMMKPGITTQEIDTFVEAYLEEHGARSEQKGYNDYPYAICASVNNEMCHGFPTDVPLSEGDIVTIDMVVNLNGALSDSAWTYIVGDISDEAKRLLLVAERALYKGIEQAISGNHVGDIGHAIESYVASEGFSVARDFTGHGIGKEIHEEPAIFHFGKPRQGPELQEGMVITIEPIVNAGMRYSKVDLNGWTARTMDGKLSAQYEHTIAITKDGPIILTTL is encoded by the coding sequence ATGATTACAATTAAAACGAAAAATGAAATAGATTTGATGCATGAATCTGGGAAGTTACTAGCTTCCTGCCATAGAGAAATTGCAAAAATGATGAAACCAGGTATCACTACACAAGAAATTGATACGTTTGTTGAAGCATATTTAGAAGAGCATGGTGCCAGATCCGAACAGAAAGGGTATAACGATTATCCATACGCAATATGTGCATCTGTGAACAATGAAATGTGTCATGGGTTTCCAACAGATGTTCCTTTAAGTGAAGGAGATATTGTGACAATTGACATGGTAGTAAACTTAAATGGTGCGCTTTCGGATTCTGCATGGACGTATATAGTTGGAGATATTTCTGATGAAGCAAAAAGGTTATTGTTAGTAGCAGAGAGAGCTTTATATAAAGGGATTGAGCAAGCAATAAGTGGTAACCATGTTGGAGATATTGGACACGCAATTGAAAGTTATGTAGCCTCTGAAGGGTTTTCTGTTGCAAGAGACTTTACGGGACACGGAATTGGTAAAGAAATTCATGAGGAACCAGCAATTTTTCATTTTGGTAAGCCAAGGCAAGGACCAGAATTACAAGAAGGAATGGTAATTACAATTGAACCTATTGTAAATGCCGGTATGCGATATTCTAAAGTAGATTTAAACGGATGGACTGCACGGACGATGGATGGGAAATTATCTGCACAATATGAGCATACAATTGCGATTACGAAGGATGGTCCTATCATATTAACGACGTTGTAA
- a CDS encoding GNAT family protein, with translation MGYMFTVMSQAEAEEIAYNWHYEGEYSFYDIEADQEDLVEFLNAHMRGNTTFVVKENDSIIGFFSFCKINNQTIDIGLGMRPDITGNGLGLQFVKAGLDFSKEKYNCDYITLSVAAFNERAIKVYKKVGFEAVGTFIQKTNGSCFEFLKMNYICKND, from the coding sequence ATGGGCTATATGTTTACAGTAATGTCGCAAGCGGAAGCAGAAGAAATTGCATACAACTGGCATTATGAAGGGGAGTATTCTTTTTATGATATAGAGGCAGATCAAGAAGATTTAGTGGAGTTTTTAAATGCTCATATGAGAGGAAATACTACATTTGTCGTGAAAGAAAACGATAGTATAATTGGCTTCTTTAGTTTTTGTAAAATAAATAATCAAACGATTGATATAGGACTTGGAATGAGACCGGATATAACAGGCAATGGATTAGGTTTACAGTTCGTAAAAGCTGGATTAGACTTTAGTAAAGAAAAATATAACTGTGACTATATAACATTATCGGTAGCCGCATTTAATGAAAGGGCAATCAAAGTATATAAAAAAGTAGGGTTCGAAGCAGTTGGGACTTTTATTCAAAAAACGAATGGCAGTTGCTTTGAGTTTTTGAAAATGAACTATATATGTAAAAATGATTAA
- a CDS encoding class I SAM-dependent RNA methyltransferase yields the protein MGKVTLIATAAMGIEALVAREVRDLGYECEVENGKVTFEADEKAICRTNLWLRTADRVKIKVGEFKATTFDELFEKTKALNWGDYIPENGEFPVIGKSLKSTLFSVSDCQRIVKKAVVEKLKTTYRRTTWFEEDGPLFRIEIAMLKDIATLTIDASGVGLHKRGYRLEQGEAPLKETLAASLIKLTNWKPDRPFVDPFCGSGTIPIEAALIGQNIAPGFNRGFASDEWGWVGKQNWREARQEAEDLANYNQPLQIIGSDIDHRMIRVAQDNAEEVGLGDLISFKQMQVKDFTTKEEYGYVVTNPPYGERLSERALVEKLYKEMGEVFRPLDTWSMYLLTSYEAFEKCYGKDASKKRKLFNGFIRTDYYQYFGKRPPRNS from the coding sequence ATGGGAAAAGTTACTTTAATTGCAACAGCGGCAATGGGTATTGAAGCGTTAGTTGCCCGAGAAGTTCGCGATCTTGGTTATGAATGTGAAGTGGAAAACGGAAAGGTAACGTTTGAAGCGGATGAAAAAGCGATCTGTCGTACGAATTTATGGTTACGTACTGCAGACCGTGTGAAAATTAAAGTCGGCGAATTTAAAGCAACAACATTCGATGAGTTATTTGAAAAAACAAAAGCGTTAAACTGGGGAGATTATATTCCAGAGAACGGTGAATTCCCTGTTATTGGGAAATCTTTGAAATCAACATTATTTAGCGTTTCAGACTGCCAACGTATTGTTAAAAAGGCTGTTGTTGAGAAATTAAAAACAACGTATAGACGCACAACTTGGTTTGAAGAAGATGGTCCGTTATTCCGTATTGAAATTGCAATGCTCAAGGATATTGCAACGTTAACAATCGATGCGAGTGGTGTAGGTCTCCATAAACGTGGATACCGTCTTGAGCAAGGTGAAGCGCCTTTAAAAGAAACATTAGCTGCGTCTTTAATTAAGTTAACAAACTGGAAGCCGGATCGTCCTTTCGTTGATCCTTTCTGTGGATCTGGTACGATTCCAATTGAAGCTGCATTAATTGGACAAAATATCGCACCAGGATTTAACCGAGGCTTTGCATCGGATGAATGGGGCTGGGTTGGTAAACAAAATTGGCGTGAAGCTCGTCAAGAAGCTGAAGATTTAGCAAATTATAATCAACCATTGCAAATCATTGGATCAGATATCGATCACCGTATGATAAGAGTTGCCCAAGATAACGCAGAAGAAGTTGGATTAGGGGATCTTATATCATTTAAACAAATGCAAGTAAAAGATTTCACGACAAAAGAGGAATATGGCTATGTTGTAACGAATCCTCCATACGGAGAACGTTTAAGTGAAAGAGCGCTTGTTGAAAAATTATATAAAGAAATGGGAGAGGTATTCCGCCCATTAGATACGTGGTCAATGTATTTATTAACAAGTTATGAAGCATTTGAGAAGTGTTACGGAAAAGATGCATCGAAAAAGCGTAAACTCTTTAACGGATTTATCCGTACAGATTACTATCAATACTTCGGAAAACGTCCACCGCGTAATTCGTAG
- a CDS encoding ATP-dependent DNA helicase: MFTENRLPFEVGKQDNFYDKLNEWIGDVFYDILPEKGFEERDEQIFMAFQLERAFQEKKVMFAEAGVGTGKTIVYLLYAICYARYTGKPAIIACADETLIEQLVKEEGDIAKLSEALGLSVDVRLAKSMDNYLCLRKLEDVMSGRAPEVIEDVYYELPQFVFDHGTMQNFTHYGDRKEFPLLNDEEWSKVNWDYFQDCFTCDSRHRCGQTLSREHYRKAADLIICSQDFYMDHIWTYDARKREGQIPLLPESSCVVFDEGHLVEYAAQKALTYRLKQTMMEQLLTRLLQNDIREEFAHLVEETIWQTERFFEVLQENKKEIEGSDRLEITVTEKVTAEANRLYAKIGEVGDALVFESEMHTVNTYDLNIVDEHLDVLEHSLRLFMHEKNVITWGEEGDGTFTLVIMPRAVEEVLQEKVFSKKIPYIFSSATLSDNDSFAFTANSLGVKDYLSFSVASPFDYEEQMTVNLLPYTKENEWERKCQYTLENIQKTNGRTLVLFRTTQELAAFKEYVSKEQMSVPFLYEGDQEISQLVSRFQNEEETVLCAVHLWEGLDIPGSSLSHVIIWSLPFPPNDPVFEAKRKHVNDPFWDVDVPYMILRLRQGIGRLIRTSEDKGAISLFLSDNEDEKVIEAVKKVLPVEGKVL; encoded by the coding sequence ATGTTTACTGAGAATAGGTTACCATTTGAAGTAGGAAAACAAGATAATTTTTATGATAAGTTGAATGAGTGGATTGGAGATGTGTTTTACGACATCCTTCCGGAAAAAGGCTTTGAAGAGCGTGATGAACAGATTTTTATGGCGTTTCAGTTAGAGCGCGCTTTCCAAGAGAAGAAAGTTATGTTTGCAGAAGCAGGTGTAGGAACAGGGAAAACAATTGTATATCTTCTATATGCAATTTGTTATGCACGTTATACAGGGAAGCCAGCTATTATCGCTTGTGCAGATGAAACGTTAATTGAGCAGCTTGTGAAAGAAGAAGGAGACATTGCTAAGTTATCTGAAGCTTTAGGGCTATCTGTTGATGTTAGACTTGCGAAATCAATGGATAATTATTTATGTTTACGTAAACTTGAAGATGTTATGAGTGGACGAGCTCCAGAAGTAATTGAAGATGTATATTACGAATTACCTCAGTTCGTATTCGATCATGGTACGATGCAGAACTTTACTCACTATGGTGATCGAAAAGAATTTCCACTGTTAAATGACGAGGAATGGTCAAAGGTAAATTGGGATTACTTCCAAGATTGCTTCACTTGTGATTCTCGTCATCGTTGTGGTCAAACACTTTCTCGTGAACATTATCGTAAAGCTGCAGATTTAATTATTTGTTCTCAAGACTTCTATATGGATCATATTTGGACATATGATGCACGTAAACGTGAAGGGCAAATTCCATTGTTACCTGAAAGTAGCTGTGTTGTATTTGATGAAGGGCATCTTGTAGAGTATGCAGCGCAAAAGGCTTTAACATATCGTTTAAAGCAAACGATGATGGAACAACTTTTAACGAGATTGTTACAAAACGATATTCGTGAAGAGTTTGCACATTTAGTAGAAGAAACAATTTGGCAAACTGAACGATTCTTTGAGGTACTACAAGAGAATAAAAAGGAAATTGAAGGTTCTGATCGTTTAGAAATTACTGTAACAGAAAAGGTAACTGCTGAAGCGAATAGACTTTACGCAAAAATCGGTGAAGTTGGTGACGCATTAGTATTTGAAAGCGAAATGCATACAGTAAACACATACGATTTAAATATCGTTGATGAGCATTTAGATGTGTTAGAGCATTCACTTCGTCTTTTCATGCACGAGAAAAATGTAATTACGTGGGGTGAAGAAGGTGATGGTACCTTCACGTTAGTTATTATGCCGCGTGCAGTTGAAGAAGTGTTACAAGAAAAAGTATTCTCGAAGAAGATTCCGTATATTTTCTCTTCTGCGACATTATCTGACAATGATTCGTTCGCATTTACTGCGAATAGTCTAGGGGTAAAAGATTACTTATCATTCTCAGTTGCTTCGCCGTTTGATTATGAAGAGCAAATGACAGTAAACTTACTTCCGTATACGAAAGAAAATGAATGGGAAAGAAAGTGTCAATATACACTTGAAAATATACAAAAAACAAATGGACGTACACTCGTATTATTCCGTACAACGCAAGAACTTGCAGCGTTTAAAGAATATGTAAGTAAAGAGCAAATGTCAGTTCCGTTCCTATATGAAGGAGATCAAGAAATTAGTCAGCTCGTTTCTCGTTTCCAAAATGAAGAAGAGACTGTACTTTGTGCCGTTCATTTATGGGAAGGTTTAGACATTCCAGGTTCATCATTATCACATGTTATTATTTGGTCATTACCATTCCCTCCAAACGATCCTGTGTTTGAGGCGAAGCGTAAACATGTGAATGATCCATTCTGGGACGTAGATGTGCCTTATATGATTTTACGTCTTCGCCAAGGGATTGGACGTTTAATTCGTACAAGTGAAGATAAAGGTGCTATATCATTATTCTTATCAGATAATGAAGATGAAAAAGTGATAGAAGCAGTGAAGAAAGTACTTCCGGTAGAAGGAAAAGTACTTTAA
- the ypwA gene encoding carboxypeptidase: MTVATYEVEKQFLTYVKKIENYGEALSLMFWDLRTGAPKQGVDQRSEVIGMLSSEVFAMSTSDEMGNYLTELESLIVENKLSETTKKMVEECRKEYDRNKKIPQAEYEAYVKLEAKAESVWEEAREKSDFEMFRPYLEKIVEFKKKFITYWGYETYKYNTLLDMYEPGITVEVLDHVFGQLRERIVPLVKEISESKKELKTNALSEHFSKEKQKNFTLELLKQLNYNFEAGRLDETVHPFEITLNRGDVRITTRYDEKDFRMAVFGTIHECGHAVYEQNVAEELEGTPLCSGTSMGIHESQSLFFENFIGRNKSFWKKNYDLLKRYSDDQFDGVSVDEFYDAINESKPSFIRIEADELTYPLHVMVRYELEKELFDGTLQVKDLPAAWNDKMETYLGIRPENDAQGVLQDVHWAGGSFGYFPSYALGYMYAAQFKHRMLKDIPNFDALLEEGNVTPIREWLTENIHQYGKTKKPLEILKDVTGEGLNANYLADYLEAKYKEIYEL; encoded by the coding sequence ATGACAGTTGCTACATATGAAGTGGAAAAACAATTTTTAACATATGTGAAGAAGATAGAGAATTACGGAGAAGCATTAAGCTTAATGTTTTGGGATTTAAGAACAGGTGCACCAAAGCAAGGAGTAGACCAGCGTTCAGAAGTAATTGGAATGCTTTCATCCGAAGTGTTTGCGATGTCGACTTCAGATGAGATGGGGAACTATTTAACTGAACTAGAATCTTTAATTGTTGAAAATAAACTTTCTGAAACGACAAAGAAAATGGTTGAAGAGTGTCGTAAAGAATATGATAGAAATAAGAAAATTCCACAAGCGGAATATGAAGCGTATGTGAAATTAGAAGCGAAAGCGGAAAGTGTATGGGAAGAAGCTCGCGAAAAATCTGATTTCGAAATGTTCCGTCCGTATTTAGAAAAAATTGTTGAATTTAAAAAGAAGTTTATTACATATTGGGGTTACGAAACGTATAAATATAACACGCTATTAGACATGTATGAGCCGGGAATCACAGTAGAAGTGTTAGATCATGTATTTGGTCAACTACGTGAACGTATCGTTCCGCTTGTGAAAGAAATTTCTGAGTCTAAAAAAGAATTAAAAACAAATGCTTTATCCGAACATTTTTCAAAAGAAAAACAAAAGAATTTTACTTTAGAGTTATTAAAACAATTGAACTATAACTTTGAAGCGGGTCGTCTTGATGAAACGGTACATCCTTTTGAAATTACATTAAATAGAGGGGATGTTCGTATTACGACTCGTTACGATGAGAAAGACTTCCGTATGGCTGTTTTCGGCACGATTCATGAATGTGGTCATGCTGTATATGAGCAAAATGTTGCAGAGGAACTAGAAGGAACACCGCTTTGCAGTGGAACATCAATGGGAATTCACGAGTCACAATCGTTATTCTTTGAAAACTTCATTGGCCGTAATAAGTCGTTCTGGAAGAAAAACTATGATTTGTTAAAGCGATATAGTGACGATCAATTTGACGGCGTATCAGTAGACGAGTTTTACGATGCGATTAATGAGTCAAAACCATCCTTTATCCGTATAGAAGCAGATGAACTTACATATCCGCTTCATGTTATGGTTCGCTATGAGCTGGAGAAAGAATTATTTGATGGCACATTGCAAGTAAAGGACTTACCAGCGGCATGGAATGATAAGATGGAAACTTATTTAGGTATTCGTCCAGAGAATGATGCACAAGGTGTATTACAAGACGTTCACTGGGCTGGTGGTTCATTTGGATATTTCCCATCTTATGCGCTTGGTTATATGTATGCAGCGCAATTTAAACATAGGATGCTAAAGGATATTCCAAACTTTGATGCATTATTAGAAGAAGGAAACGTGACACCAATTCGTGAATGGTTAACAGAGAATATTCACCAATATGGCAAAACGAAAAAACCACTTGAAATTTTAAAAGATGTGACAGGTGAAGGTTTAAATGCAAACTACTTAGCTGATTATTTAGAAGCTAAATATAAAGAGATTTATGAGTTATAA